One Coccinella septempunctata chromosome 8, icCocSept1.1, whole genome shotgun sequence genomic window carries:
- the LOC123319162 gene encoding insulin-like growth factor-binding protein complex acid labile subunit, with translation MSSSRGNGLLLIIGCLLFINWGLVLVEATEECDVCDQSCAGYMLDSDCYCNRHISYNTNQYWNRYEGRYEVEQLGISSVSVVCLHLGENSILSGKTCPEAECKHITFTSSKLSTIPINFFKKTPHLDAIYLNSSKIQNLQVGAFAGLQRLRTLQLEYNDIREIRSGCLNTLSTLQILDMKNNKIETLAEEAFLGLTSLETLDLSTNQIRSLPYNLLSPLVNLKNLILSHNYLTSIDIHFQQLSKLEILFMNHNNIESIPECFNNTNIVSLFLQDNAITYINNSCFPRTITNLNIANNNITSLTFLDNISSLSTLNVSKNQITETPLDVFVSLENLLKLDISQNEMSGLRVGIFSKANHIEYLNLSRITFGELDPNPLIPLSDLKILDISQNNLDYWDSEFFTHINNFQEIFLDGNNFTCNVVSSLFRQSKLRNFSLVYEEDYSIENIKGLPCIHERAKQMQNQTDSVIATSDQSATFWKDLWNYGKNFTEGFNKTLVNYLISEKSTVESLKKEISKKLETYLETKIEEQNILIRSEFVNLHDVLHNIVYRKKTETTKSQLLKTEQHQDLPFNKSMFTMEQRLTNCLHQMNILIVVGFSTSICIFVIIKIVFIYLDSKRKKRRVSVELPVLSS, from the coding sequence ATGAGTAGCTCCAGAGGAAATGGATTGCTGTTGATCATTGGTTGCCTCTTGTTTATTAATTGGGGGTTAGTACTAGTTGAGGCAACAGAAGAATGCGATGTTTGCGACCAAAGTTGTGCAGGTTATATGTTAGACTCGGATTGTTATTGCAATCGACATATTTCATATAATACAAATCAGTATTGGAACCGTTATGAAGGAAGATATGAAGTTGAACAATTAGGAATTTCTTCGGTATCTGTGGTGTGCTTGCATCTAGGTGAAAATTCAATACTGTCTGGCAAGACTTGCCCGGAAGCAGAGTGCAAACATATAACATTCACTTCAAGTAAATTATCCACTATAcccatcaattttttcaaaaagacACCGCATCTGGATGCCATATACTTGAACAGTTCGAAAATACAAAATTTACAAGTAGGTGCTTTTGCGGGACTTCAAAGACTAAGGACATTACAGTTGGAGTATAACGATATAAGAGAAATAAGAAGTGGGTGCTTGAATACCTTATCGACACTGCAAATCCTtgatatgaaaaataataaaattgagaCGTTAGCAGAAGAAGCTTTCCTTGGTTTGACCTCCTTAGAAACCTTGGATTTAAGCACGAATCAAATACGTTCTCTTCCATACAATCTTCTGAGCCCATTGGTGAATCTCAAGAATCTTATTCTTTCTCATAATTATCTGACATCAATTGATATACACTTTCAACAGTTGAGTAAACTCGAGATTCTATTCAtgaatcataataatattgaaagCATCCCGGAGTGTTTCAACAATACAAATATAGTTTCCCTATTTTTGCAAGACAACGCAATTACTTATATCAACAATTCCTGCTTTCCTAGGACTATAACCAATTTAAACATCGCGAATAACAATATCACTAGCTTGACCTTCTTGGATAATATAAGTTCCCTTTCAACATTGAACGTAtcaaaaaatcaaattactGAAACACCACTTGATGTGTTTGTAAGCTTGGAGAATCTTCTCAAACTAGATATATCTCAAAACGAAATGAGCGGATTGAGAGTTGGCATTTTCAGTAAAGCTAACCATATAGAGTACCTAAACTTAAGTAGAATAACATTTGGGGAACTAGACCCAAACCCTCTTATTCCCTTGAGCGATCTGAAAATCTTAGATATCAGTCAAAATAACCTGGATTATTGGGATTCTGAATTTTTCACCCATATCAACAATTTCCAAGAAATTTTCCTGGACGGGAATAACTTCACTTGTAACGTTGTTTCTTCACTATTCCGACAGTCTAAACTGAGAAATTTTTCTCTGGTCTATGAAGAAGATTATTCCATTGAAAACATAAAAGGTCTTCCTTGCATTCATGAGAGAGCCAAACAAATGCAAAATCAAACAGATAGTGTTATAGCGACAAGCGATCAGTCAGCCACTTTTTGGAAAGATTTGTGGAATTATGGCAAAAATTTCACAGAAGGTTTTAACAAAACTTTGGTGAATTATttgatatcagaaaaatcaacAGTGGAGAGCCTGAAGaaagaaatatcgaaaaaacttGAAACCTATCTGGAAACGAAAATTGAAGAGCAAAATATATTAATCAGGTCAGAATTTGTTAATTTACATGATGTTTTGCACAATATTGTGTATAGAAAAAAAACAGAGACCACCAAGAGTCAACTTTTAAAAACCGAGCAGCATCAAGATCTCCCTTTTAATAAATCTATGTTTACTATGGAACAAAGATTGACCAATTGTTTACATCAAATGAACATATTAATCGTTGTTGGTTTCTCAACTTCCATATGTATTTTTGTGATCATCAAAATAGTATTCATTTACTTAGACTCCAAAAGGAAGAAAAGAAGAGTTAGCGTGGAACTACCCGTTTTGTCAAGTTAA